From the genome of Triticum aestivum cultivar Chinese Spring chromosome 1A, IWGSC CS RefSeq v2.1, whole genome shotgun sequence:
ttatgcagacttatggagaagcctgcgtttacaagaaagtgagtgggagctctgtagcatttctcatattatatgtggatgacatacttttgataggaaatgatatagagcttttggacaacattaagccctacttgaataagagcttttcaatgaaggaccttggagaagatgcttatatattaggcatcaagatctatagagacagatcaagacgcctcataggtctttcacaaagcacataccttgataagatattgaagaagttcaatatggatcagtctaagaaggggttcttgcctgtgttgcagggtgtgaaattgagctcagctcaatgtccgaccacggcagaagatatagaagagatgagtgtcatcccctatgcctcagccataggttctattatgtatgccatgctatgtaccagacctgatgtaaaccttgccgtaagtttggtaggtaggtaccaaagtaatcctggcaaggaacactggacagcggtcaagaatatcctgaagtacctgaaaaggactaaggaaatgtttctcgtttatggaggtgacgaagagctcgtcgtaaagggttacatcgatgctagcttcgacacagatctggatgactctaagtcacaaaccggatacgtgtatattttgaatggtggggcagtaagctggtacagttgcaagcagagcatcatggcgggatctacatgtgaagcggagtacatggcagcctcggaggcagcgcatgaagcaatttgggtgaaggagttcatcaccgacctaggagttatacccaatgcatcggggccgatcaaactcttctgtgacaacactggagctattgcacttgccaaggagcccaggtttcacaagaagaccaggcacatcaagcatcgcttcaactccattcgtgaaaatgttcaaggtggagacatagatatttgtaaagtacatacggacctgaatgtagcagatccgttgactaaacctctccctagagcaaaacatgatgaacaccagaattccatgggtgttcgattcatcacaatgtaactagattattgactctagtgcaagtgggagactgttggaaatatgccctagaggcaataataaaaggattattattatatttccttgttcatgataattgtcttttattcatgctataattgtgttatccggaaatcgtaatacatgtgtgaatacatagataccaatatgtccctagtaagcctctagttgactagcacgttgatcaatagatagtcatggtttcctgactatggacattggatgtcattgataacgagatcacatcattaggagaatgatgtgatggacaagacccgatcctaaacatagcacaagatcgtatagttcgtttgctagagtttttccaatgtcaagtatcttttccttagaccatgagatcgtgtaactcccggataccataggattgctttgggtgtaccaaacgtcacaacgtaactgggtgactataaaggtatactacgggtatctccgaaagtgtctgttgggttgacacggatcaagactgggatttgtcactccgtatgacggagaggtatctctgggcccactcggtaatgcatcatcataatgagctcaatgtgaccaagtgtctggtcacgggatcatgcattacggtacgagtaaagtgacttgccggtaacgagattgaacgaggtattgggataccgacgatcgaatctcgggcaagtaacataccgattgacaaagggaattgtatacggggttgcttgaatcctcgacatcgtggttcatccgatgagatcatcgaggagcatgtgggagccaacatggatatccagatccctctgttggttattgaccgaagagccatctcggtcatgtctacatgtctcccgaacccgtagggtctacacacttaaggttcggtgacactagggttgtagaggtataatatgcagtaacccgaaagttgtttggagtcccggatgagatcccggacgtcacgaggagttccggaatggtccggaggtgaagaattatatataggaagtgcagtttcggccatcgggagagtttcggggtcaccggtattgtaccgggaccaccggaagggtcccgggggtccaccgggtggggccacccatcccggagggcccaatgggccaaagtggggaggggaaccagcccatagtgggctggtgcgccccccttggcccaccccatgcgcctagggttgggaaccctagggtgggggggcgccccacttgccttgggggctactccacccttggccgccggcgcctcccctaggggagcctatataaagggggggagggtcagcggcacccttgagtcttggcgcctccctctcccctgctaaacctctccctctcgtagtagaacggcgaagccctgctgcggtgacccctgcatccaccaccacgccgtcatgctgctggatcttcatcaacctctccttccccccttgctggatcaagaaggaggagacgtcacgatgaccgtacgtgtgttgaacacggaggtgccgttcgttcggcgctaggatctccgatgatttggatcacgtcgagtacgacttcctcatccccgttctttgaacgcttccgcgtgtgatctacaaaggtatgtagatgcaatccgatcactcgttgctagatgaactcataggtggatcttggtgaaaccgtcggaaaatttttgttttctgcaacgttccccaacaccatgctattatattatttgttttggatgtttaatgggctttattatgcacttttatattatttttgggactaacctattaaccgaaggcccagtgcaaattgttgttcttttgcatatttcagtgtttcgcagaaatggagtatcaaacggaatccaaatggaacgaaaccttcgcgaggatctttcttggaacaaacgtcaccctggagacttggagtacaagtctggaagtccgcgaagcttgcacgaggcagggggcgtgcccaggcggggtaggcgcgcccccaccctcgtgggacacggagctccaccgacctacttcttttgcctatatatactcttataccctgaaaacatccaggagagccacgaaaccacttttccaccgccgcaaccttctgtacccgtgagatcccatctgggggccttttttggcaatctgccggagggggattcgatcacggagggcttctacatcaacaccatagcctctccgatgatgtgtgagtagtttaccgcagacctacgggtccatagttattagctagatggcttcttctctctctttggttctcaatacaaagttctcctcgatattcttggagatctattcgatgtaatactttttgtggtgtgtttgtcgagatccgatgaattgtgggtttatgatcaagattatctatgaacaatatttgattcgtctctgaattcttatatgcgtgatttgatatcttttcaagtctcttcgaattttgggtttagtttggcctactagattgatctttcttgcaatgggagaagtgcttagctttgggttcaaacttgcggtgtcctttcccagtgacagcaggggcagcaaggcacgtattgtattgttgccatcgaggataaaaagatggggtttatatcatattgcttgagtttatccctctacatcatgtcatcttgcctaatgcgttactctgttcttatgaacataatactctagatgcatgctagatagcggtcgatgtgtggagtaatagtagtagatgcagaatcgtttcggtctacttgacacagacgtgattcctatgttcatgatcatacaagattgaactaggtatgattataccgacgatcgaatctcgggcaagtaacataccgatgacaaagggaatgacgtatattgttgtgtagtttgaccgataaagatcttcgtagaatgtgtaggagccaatatgagcatccaggttcatctattggttactgaccggagatgtgtctcggtcatgtctacatagttcttgaacccgtagggtccgcacgcttaacgttcgatgatgatttgtattatgagttatgtgttttggtgaccgaagatttttcagagtccaggatgagatcacggacatgacgaggggtctcgaaatggtcgagaggtaaagattcatatattgaaagATTGTATTCGGgcatcggaatggttccaagtgattcgggtatttttctggagtacctaggggttaccggaaccccccgggggaatattgggcctacatgggccatacaGGAGAGGGGAGGCATCCCACAAGGTGTGGCTgcgcccctccctatagggagtccggattggactagggagggggcgccccctccccctttccttctcctcttcctcttccttccctctttcccccctacggaaaaggaaagggagtccaactaggattgggagtcctagttggactcccccctttggcgcgccccctaggccggccgcctcctcccctcctcctttatatacgggggcgggggcactccaagatttgtctcagccgtgtgcggtgcccccNNNNNNNNNNNNNNNNNNNNNNNNNNNNNNNNNNNNNNNNNNNNNNNNNNNNNNNNNNNNNNNNNNNNNNNNNNNNNNNNNNNNNNNNNNNNNNNNNNNNNNNNNNNNNNNNNNNNNNNNNNNNNNNNNNNNNNNNNNNNNNNNNNNNNNNNNNNNNNNNNNNNNNNNNNNNNNNNNNNNNNNNNNNNNNNNNNNNNNNNNNNNNNNNNNNNNNNNNttaccacctcggtcatattatcgtactgcttaggcgaagccctgcgcggatcacatcatcaacaccatcaccacgccgtcgtgctgatgaaactctccctcgactctctactggatcaagagctcgagggacgtcatcgtgttgaacatgtgctgaacacggaggtgtcgtacgttcggtacttggatcggttggatcgtgaagacgttcgactacatcaaccgtgttacataacgcttccgctttcggtctacgagggtatgtggacacactctcccgtcttgttgctatgcttctcctagatagatcttgtgtgatcgtaagaaattttttaaattactatgttccccaatagcgcccccgaccttcacgcaaaggaagacactcaataataaatcatgtttcaacttcttagcataacaagagaccatgcatgcatgcttcgggaatcacaaaccttaacatcaatatttttactaaaccacaattactcattAGCACAACCCACATATTACCACCTTTACATCGCAAAACTATTTCGagaaatcaaacttatcatatttagttatctatatggaagtttttattatatccctcttgaatacctatcatattaggaccaaattcataacttgTACTAATTGCCATTATTGCTATCAACttttaaaataatataagtgaagaatgatagTGCAACTATTTCTCTAAAATATAACcattgtcgtgctctaaaagatataagtgaagcactagagcaaatgtctagctcaaaagatataagtgaagcacatagagtattctaacaaatcatgaataatgtgtgtccctctcaaaaagatGTGTtcaacaaagatgattgtggcaaactaaaaaacgaagcaaagcaaagactcatataatacatgacgcttcaagcaaaactcatatcatgtgatgaaaaaaatatagctccaagtaatttatcgatagttggtagaagaaagaggggacacctttcggggcatccccaagcttagatgattgggagtccttgaatattaccttggggtgcctcggtcatccTCAAATTTAgactcttgtcactccttattccttcatccatcgtgatctcactcaaaacttgaaaacttcagcacacaaaattcAATAAAGaactcgtgagatccattagtataacaaagcaaatcacctcTTTAGGTACTACTGTAAACCCAttgatattttattattgcattatacctatttTATTCTAACTTCAtcatggcttatacccccgatacaatccatagatttatcaaaacaagcaaacaacgcaacgaaaacagaatctatcaaaaacagaataccACATGCTTTAGCCGTCCAGGAAAGCGGTTGGGACGGACTAGAAGCTTTTGTGAGAGAAATCAAGCGATAGTGGTTGAGCAGTGAAAGTGCACCGAAAATTTACTTCAAGCAAAGGGAAGCTAGCGTGAAAGGTAGAGCAGGAGTGCTAACAACGCACTGGAGCTTCTGAAGACCTGCGCTAAATATGTTCAAACCATCTCAAATGATGTTGAACAAACTTCTATTCAACTTTATcttgtatatcatcattccggactcgattcTTCCTTGTGTGGCCACATATCCATCTTAACATGCACATCTTCGCCAcacttattttaaaaaaaaaacacacacagttttttttttgaacctaaaacacacacacagttgatgcaacTGTTGAGACCGTGGATTTGGTGGTTTCATCGTTTAATTGAACCTGATTCACAAAAAAAAACGTTCAATTGAACCCAGGTGGCGCCCAGcgtgcactcaatattgctactTTTGCTACAAGAGGAAAATAccgaccgaaacgttacgaagctTCAGCAATTACAAGGATCATACGAAAAAACATAAACAAAACGAAGAACAACACACCGAAACAAACCGAACGATTCGAGCACCTCTCGTCTCTCGAGTCTCGACGAAGAAAAGGGAAAATCAAAACATCCAATGCATGGCAACATCCGACTGTCCGCCACTCTTCCTCGATCGTCACATGCCACACCACGCGGCCGCCACGGCGACGGCCACCATGCAGAGACCGCCGCCGAGGCCCCGCATCTCCCGGGGCGCCGCCGCGGACGCCGTGGCTGTATCGGCCTCCGGCGCGTCggccaccgccaccggcccggccttcttcttgtccttgtccTTGTCCGCCGCCGGCGACGGCACGGGCGCGGGCACGGGCGGCCCGTAGAGCGCCCACGGCAGCAGCACCTTGTCCACCTGGTACACCACCAGCCTGTCGCCAGTGTAGAGCGTGCCGTCGACGGAGGCGTTGACGACGCCGGTGGAGATGTTCACCCTCCCGCCGCCGTCGGACGTGACGTTGAGCGGGTACTTGCCCCTGCCGGTGTCGCCGGCCTGCGTGCGCAGCGGGTTGCTCACCGTGTCGAACTGCGCCATGGGGAGCAGCTGGGAGACCACGTGGAACTGCACCAGCGACGTCTTCTGTTGATCGGAGAGGGAGTTGAGGGTGCCGGACTTGAGCGCGGTGAAGGCGTTGTCGGGCGGCGCGAAGACGGTGAGGCCGGCGCCGGTGGAGGCCTTGCCCTTGAGCTGGGTGTCGATCTGTTCCTCCTCCTGCGTCGACTGCAGCAGCTGGAGGAACTTGGTGAACTGCCCGGCCTTGGTCAGCACCGCCTTGATCGTCTTCGGGGCAGCCGccgctggagccggcgcggccgccACCGCCTGGCCACGAACTGACGGAGCGGCTGCGGACAGAGAGAGGAGCACGAGGAGAAAGGTGGCCGTCATGAATCGCATATGCGCCTCCATTGCTGCTTTGTGCTGCTTGTTCTTTGTGTGATGCTACTGCGTGCTTTGGCTATGCTATATATGGTGGTGCAATTGAGATGTCATTAATGGAAGTGGGATCCGCAGGTTAATCATGGAGATGTTGCGTGTAAGGTGAGATGGAAGTAGATCGAGCCATCGAGGAATGGATGGAACATTAACAGGTGGATTGCCTAGGTTGCTTCATGAAGCAGCTAAGTGCTAAAATTAATTAATGGGGTTTTGATTAATCCGTCTGCTAATCTTCGTTTGCATGTAATATTCATAATTCTCGGTCACTTAAAACTGCACATAGTAATATTGAAAGTGTGTAATTTGCAATTTCTAAATCAATACAATCGGAAACAAGTCAGGTTTGATGTGTTTCATCTCCCTCTCTAATGATGCCTTTGAAACTGTAGTGGATTggctctagccccccccccccacccccaccccccgcgcGCGTCCCCGCGTCGTCTCCTCCGAGGCGACTCGGGGGAAACCCtaactgatgaagctatgtacctagggtgggGGCATGGACCTGNNNNNNNNNNNNNNNNNNNNNNNNNNNNNNNNNNNNNNNNNNNNNNNNNNNNNNNNNNNNNNNNNNNNNNNNNNNNNNNNNNNNNNNNNNNNNNNNNNNNNNNNNNNNNNNNNNNNNNNNNNNNNNNNNNNNNNNNNNNNNNNNNNNNNNNNNNNNNNNNNNNNNNNNNNNNNNNNNNNNNNNNNNNNNNNNNNNNNNNNNNNNNNNNNNNNNNNNNNNNNNNNNNNNNNNNNNNNNNNNNNNNNNNNNNNNNNNNNNNNNNNNNNNNNNNNNNNNNNNNNNNNNNTGGACCTGTCCTAAGGAGCCCTatccaaggacatccctagaagaagtcacctttcaatcgacttgaaggtatcccactcgacagattTAAGACACTCGACCAGGAGGCTACCACTCAACTACGATGCCAACCACTCGACTGACAGGAGATCTAAAGCCACTCCGCAAGCAAACGGTCggccattaagtagtctttatggtcatcatagcactttattagggacattaccagtaacgcccagtcttaatgtattttaaccctgcgttactgaggaccggaggggtctggcgaactctatataagccacccccctccttagtagcaggggttggcacccctgtaattcatacacacataatccagtcgaccgcctccgggcaccgagacgtagggctgttacttcctccgcgaagggcctgaactcgtacatcctggtgtatttacaacttctccatagctgagacctagcctctccatacataccgccctacctcactgtcagagttagaaccacgacagttggcgcccaccgtgaggccgagagtcttagcgcctagttggagaagttgtgatttttccgatccctttgatcatgttttCGTGCGGagatttggtggagggccgcgagatccgtctcggcgcactcacgttcgtcgccgacgactccgcttggcttcaggaggctccactcaacATCGACgccctccccgtccgcggtgcgacgcacttccgcgcatgtGTTCGTGGTGTCCTCCTgcagcagccgtcgacccagtattggtCAACTCCCATGTCATCTTCCCACcctgtctcccaccggcgcaagcgctccggccggtcgagacttcagaggtgggtgaggcatgccgtggcccaccagtcggcagccccacaagtcgcggcaatcgagcccgacgaatccctctacggcatgttcgacctgtcgactggctccgcgaagaccgcatccgagtgcggcagCAGCGACCCggcggctgaggttctggcggtcgatggagCACACAGTCCTCCCAGTTTCCCTCGCaccgatggaggcgcgggtggaggcgacccgtcgcatccccacgatgagtatctccccgaacctctcacatcattgcagcgagaggagcttcgccgccgaaacatggatgcactccacactcctatcatcggagaaacccccgaggcccaggccttggaggacgcgcgcttggctaacttggccgagcgcactcgactggagaatctccagcgaatactcgacgagcaagcgcgtcagcgagctcccgagtccagtcgacgtcagctcttcccgcctacGCAGGTATATCagaccccagttcagaatttggcagtcacggcccgtatagcagaatcgattcagccctcccagtcagaggctggcaggggcttgttgcaaatcagagcgttgctccgggcagcgggaaaccagaattccgctgtttctcagtcgcggaataggatccacagtcgatccgttgcaacggatacaGTCCAAtctgctcacagcccaagatcgcccccgaggcgcgAGGGACGcggagaccggcacgatcagtacagaagaaatgagcagtatgatcaccggttcgatcgacgtcgagtgccaacccctcccccgaggagtgggtcatatgcacctcgacagcaggatgacagacaccctcatagtgttgggcggagagttccagtcgaccccagggacccaggctttgatgcgagatccatcctcgttcagggtctggttgacaggaacagagctcaccgagaaggccacgacagggatgcgcctgccagcagcagagtacgtGTTTCGGGGCCAGaatgtttcagtcgagccatcagggccgcagtgattcctcccaacttccggttggcgactggagtcagcaagttcaccggcgagtctaagcctgacacttggttcgaagactaccgagtggctgtccagattggggGCGGCAATGAcgaggtggctatgaagcatttgcctctcctgttagagggctcagccagagcgtggctgaatcagttagcacctagcagcatctacacttgggaggatctctctcgagtgtttgtcacaacctttgaaggaacatgcaagcgaccagcaggccttacagaattgcggtcttgcgtgcagaaaccgagtgaaactctgaggggttacatccagaggtggttcactttgcatcacacagttgagaatgtaccagatcaccaagcagtttgtgcctttaaagaagacgtcaagaacagagagttgaacctgaagtttggtcggaccggagaaatgtctctgaatcggatgatggaaattgccaccaaatacgctaacggagaagatgaagatcgactccagagtggcaagcagaaagcagtcgcccaggaaaccggaggcaattccagtcggaagcagaagcggaaggccgagccagccgcccctggggagaCCCTGGTcgtaacccagggaaaattcaaggggaaacccaaggggccctggaaccccaagaaagtcaaggatcaagatgcaaatgatgttttggatctgccatgtcacatccacaccaagaaagatgaagagggtaaccttatttacccaaagcataccactcgacagtgccggctcctgatccagcagtttcagggcaagcagtccaaagacaaggaaaaagagtcagacagagttgaggacaaagaagatagtgacgatggatacccccaagtcaattccaccttgatgatttttgctgatgtcgaaagtaAAAGTCgacgcagactaaggcatagcctagtggtgggaaggggctgatgccttcccacccacccaggttcaaggcatggtacttgcaatttgggtttgttgcaccaattatactgtagggggttcccttacagtcttctTGTCAAAAaaaaagcaaaagtcgactgaaagtcattaaccgtgaagtgaatatggttgccccggcaacacccagctacctgaagtggtctcagactgccatcacgttcgactAGTCCGATCACCctgcgcacattgccacccctgggaggcaagctctggtggtcgatccaattgtcgaaggcactcgactgaccaaagtcctgatggatggtggcagcggcctgaacatactgccagcaacatgagtttccatggagtcattcctagaaagaaagccgagtcactcggccagattgctctcgatgtggttttcggtgattcaaagaattaccgcaaggaaaagtcgacattcgaggttgtggaattccaaagtgcttatcatgctattctgggccgaCCATCTTATGCACgtcatggctcgaccgtgctatgtgtatctcaagttgaagatgcccgaccccagaggtgtgatcactgttacaggcaatcggaagaaagcagaagagtgttttcaaaaAGGATCAAAGATCACTGATGCTCAGATGTCAGTAGTCGaactgcaagagtaccagaagactgttgatccgagtgaattgctgcgggccaagaagccagcttcagaatcagctttttagtcatccggtgaaactaagccagtccacattcacccgaccgaccccgatgctgctccgactcacatctcaacgacgctcgactccaaataggaagaagcgctcatccggttcctccgtgagaactaggacatcttcgcatggaagccttctgacatgcctagagttcccagggggctggctgagcaccgtctacgagtcgacccgaagttcaagcctgtgaaagaacatcttcgacggttcgccgtccagaagaggaaaactattggcgaggaggtggctcggctcttagcagcagagttcatccgagagatttaccactccgagtggctcgccaatgttgtcatggtccccaagaaggacaagtcacttcgcatgtgcattgactttaaacatatcaatcgggcctgcccgaaagatcatttccctctcccccgcatcgaccaggtagtcgactcaagcgcggggtgtgagcgtttgtcttttctagatgcctattcagggtaccatcagattcgtctgtatggacccgacgagatcaaaacggctttcatcaccccattcgggtgcttctgttatgtcaccatgcccttcggcctcaagaatgctggagccacgttcatgaggatgattcagaagtgtttgctcactcagatcagtcggaacatagaagcatacatggatgatattgtggttaagtcacggaaaggttccgacctactggctgaccttgccgaaacctttgctaacctcaggagatatgatatcaagctcaatccatcaaagtgcacattcggagttccaggtggaaagttactcggttttctcgtttccgaacgaggaatcgacgccaatcccgagaaagttggcaccatattccggatgaagcgccctgtgcgtgtgcacgatgtccagaagcttacaggctgcttggccgctctaagtcgattcatttctcgtctcggtgaaaaggcgttgcctctttaccgactgatgaagaagtctgacaagctcgagtggactccagaagctgatgcagcgtttgcagagctcaaagccctgctctccacccagccggtgcttgctaccccaatcagtaaagagcctctgctgctttacattgcggccacgggacaagctgtcagtacagtacttacggtcgagcggga
Proteins encoded in this window:
- the LOC100037578 gene encoding fasciclin-like arabinogalactan protein 11, whose product is MEAHMRFMTATFLLVLLSLSAAAPSVRGQAVAAAPAPAAAAPKTIKAVLTKAGQFTKFLQLLQSTQEEEQIDTQLKGKASTGAGLTVFAPPDNAFTALKSGTLNSLSDQQKTSLVQFHVVSQLLPMAQFDTVSNPLRTQAGDTGRGKYPLNVTSDGGGRVNISTGVVNASVDGTLYTGDRLVVYQVDKVLLPWALYGPPVPAPVPSPAADKDKDKKKAGPVAVADAPEADTATASAAAPREMRGLGGGLCMVAVAVAAAWCGM